The stretch of DNA GAGATGTACATATCCctgccataatacccgtccttGCCATAATATCCGTCTCTGCCatatcttcatcatcatttaaattattaaaatattcacaattataatttttataaatgatcgTTGTGGTTAAAATAATctaatacaaattataatttttataactattGTGAAAAAAAACGCTGTACTtgtaaatttataaagaaaaattaacggtgtgtatattttttttttctaaaaaaaattaccaatatAATACTTAATAATTTCTgtataattattagaattaatttaaaaataattatataaatatttaataaaagtgtaaattttaataaaaaccaATTTTAAATTCGTGCGTATGCAGGATTGGTGtatgtttgtttgtttattaGAAGAGATTTAGGAGttgagaaagaaataataaatatttttataataaatatttttaagtttataattaggTTTTGAATAGAATTAttgtgaaaatttatttacaggTTTAGGATAAAACATCGAGTGAAAACataatttgtaaattttgtaaaaatacatAGGATAAAGCATATGCACAAATATTGAgtgaaatttctaaaaatataacaGACAtgcaaaaatatgtaaaatagaCTCACTAAAAGGATAAAACATGTGCACAAATATTGATTGgactttcaaaaaatataaaggatatGTAAAAATTTGTAAAGTAGACTCGCTAGAAAAATAAATCACTGTATGAACATATTGATCTAATGTGTATTATTtgacttatttaattaatgcaTTGACAAACTAGTCTAATATGTATTGTTAGACTTGTCTAATTAGTATATTGAGACACtcgtttaattatttaattgatttgtcTATTTATCATGAGTTGTGAGAtaactatatattattataatttttaataataatgataaatgataaaatattaataattaaaaataagtatcaCATAAAgttttacaatataataataataataagaataataataataataataattattattattattattaatagtgacaaccaatttattttcattctcttttGTATTTGTGATATCtaattattatcactattaCATATAATACTCTAGTGACAATAAATGTATTACTATTGTCTTATAtatttgtgatattttattattttcactattacatgaaattattagtgataattacttttgtcacaataaaatttgattttagtgACATTTAAGATTATTGTCACAAGTACAATAGTGATAAAGATACTAGTGACATCTTAATTATTGTCACAAGATGGTATTGGtgacatatttataatttttagtgaTGAATATTAATATCACTATAGTtactttttcttgtagtgagtGTTTAGAATAAAATGGATGcaaaatattattgttcatCGTAGAATTGTATATACTGTACAAACAAAGTAATTTCAACATTGAATACATCTATTTAGAGTTGATTGTTTGATCCTCTATCACCGTTTCATCTGGGTAGAGAATAGGTTTTGGAGGCATTTCCAAGTCTTCAACATCTCCTTCAAGCATTTCTACTACTCTATCCATTGAGGGACGATCATTTGGTTTCAATTGTATACACCACAGTGCCACTATGATCatcttctttattattttcctttcatCCTCTGTCATATCTTCCATTTCAATAATTTCCTCTTCTCTAATGTGATTATAAATCCAAAGTGGAAAGTAAAGCTGACTTGAGTGTTCTACAAGGGGGTTTAAATTCTTTCTCTTGCTTGCCATCTCCATCAAAAGCATTCCAAAACTATACACATCAACCTTATTGGATATTCCTCCaatgttattataaaataattctgGAGCCATATATCCAATGGTTCCTCTTGCTGCAGTCATTGTGACAATGCTATTATCTATTGAATATAGCTTTGCCAACCCAAAGTCAGAGATCTTCGGTAGAAAGTTTTCATCTAGGAGGATGTTGTGGGGTTTTATATCAAAATGCAAAATCTTCATCTCACACCCATGGTGGAGATAAGCAATCCCACGACCCACTTcaattgatatattatatattttttcataacttaAATGAACCCTCtcatcttttgaaaaaataaatttatcgaGAGATCCATTGGACATGAATTCATACACAATATAACGCTTTGAGCCATGAACACAAAATCCAATTAACTTTACCACATTTTGATGATGTATTCTTCCGATGGTTGCAATTTCACTGATAAAATCTTGTCCATTTCCTTTGGATTTGTCTAACATTTTGATTGCCACACAAGGTCCATTGGACAACTTTGCCTTAAATACCGAACCAAATCCTCCTTCCCCTAATTTCTCTTTAAACCCTCCAGCCATCTTCTTAATTTGCTTGTATGAGTATCTAATAGGTGccatattatttttcttaagatAGTTTTCAATATTTTGATACATTGATGCATATCTTTTCCGCcatttgcatatcaaaaccacAACAATCAATGGTGGTATTCCAAGCAAACCTCTACAACTCCATGCCATCAAGACAAATGGGGTACCTGCGAGAAAATTTTGGCTGAGTGAATAAATATCATGGTAAAGAATCATTTGATTTACATTGttaatataaatacaataaGGTACACGTTAAAGTAAAAGATTACATgatgaaaaagtaaatttaatttctaaattaaacaaatatcaatatactTAGTTGTTGTCGAAGTTCCTAAATCTAagaaagtttttcttttataggaTGTAAGAAAATTATCTTCAACGAGGAGCATGTATTCTCATGTGAATGTTTagataatgaatttgaaattacatataatatagttaataaattataattttttttatcagcaaaaacaaatataatatattaatggaGCAATTGGGTTGCCCCAACCCGTATACAACAAGCTTAAtaacataaaaaggaaaatacaatATAGTAATACATTATTTAGTTGCCCTCCCTGCAACAAGGAAAACCCAACACAATATGACCAATGTTTATTTTCTAGCTATAGTATTTTTGACAATATGTTGAATGTACGATTAATCTCTTCCACTACAATAGCAACATTCTTAGTTCCTTTATTCTTATAGTGTCTTTACCCCTCAAATAGATGCAACACTTGTGATATAGATTGTCTTCTAGTATTAAATGTGTAAGACCCATgggaattaattaattaaatagatgTAACACTTGTGATATAGATTGTCTTCTAGTATTAaatgtgtaagacccgtgagaattaattaattaataaatgcgagtggTGGGAACTTTGAGatcattaaatgttaattggtatgacgtggaaaagtattagctcaaatggttgagagtactttaattgtgtcagaggacttgggttcgagtcttatgtatgcaaTTTATGCGTTGAttgatttattatcattttgataatataattgTGTCTATTGAGTGATATTATAATTGTAGAACTTTGATAATTATCACTAAATATAagttggttgaatggttgtgtatGGATTTGACCTTTTTTTTTGGTGAGTATTGGGTGCACAAGAGACTGAATTGGGAGTAAGGTTGACGCAAGGCATAGCTGGACAAGGAACCTTAATTTTTGCCCTTTTAATCAAGCATTCCAggtagggatggcaaaatgggTCGGGCCCGACGGGCCAGCCCGTTAGCCCGTTAGTAAATACATGGGCCGGGTCCAGAAATTCAGCCCGGCCCGTCAAGCCCGCTGGCCCGTCGGGCCAACccgcgggccaaaacgggccggcCCGCGGCCCGTatcacttaataaaaaaaacagcaCGTGCACATTTTTTCAGTATCCCTCCCTCACACACACTCTGCGCCCAGACACCTCACACACTCTGCGATTGCGTCTCTTCTCGACTCTTCTCTACGCTCACTTCTCCTCCACCCACGGCGTTTTGGTTCTATTTCAACTTCGTAGCGTTCTGGTTCCATTGCAGGGCTGTTTGTGttgtgataattttcttgtttaatagATCATTGTTGTTGTATTCTTAATTGCAGGagaatttcttttggtaatatAAAATTGGGACATTATTCagtcaactaaatttgaaatgaaaaaaattaaaatctgattGGGCCACAAATTATACAGATGAGAAAAAActggcgggccggcccgccagcCCGCGGGCCGGGCTCAGAAACGCAACCCGTTTTACCAtgtcgggccagcccggcccggcccGTTGGGCCAAAAACGGGCCGGGCCAAAAcaggccgggctggcccgttttgacacccctaattccaggttaggggaagcTGCTTTGTATGTGTATAAATTATGCTTATGGTTTTGCGTTTCTCTTATCAAATTGATTCTTGTATGCTCTGGAATTGTGATATACTTGATGTGTATGAACATTTGTGGATATTGGTTTACTGTGCTAaggttatttttctatttttaggaTGAAAGGGGTAAGGGTTTTGGTTCAGAATGAGGGATCATGGATGAGTCCCAAGATTATGGTTCAAATGTGATTATAATATGTCTATTTGGGTTGTTGGTGCTTATATGGTTGTTTAGTACGAATTACATTGTGTTGGTATGGTCTTGTTGGTTGATTtcacccgcataacggatacccgacatATATAGGTACAGATACGAgacagatatttatccagcgggtaggatACAGGGGAGCTACTACTTGTACGTCACCCACcttgttgacatccctactcatGATGTCCAGAAGATATCCAAACTCAATAATCACACATTTTCCTTATATAATTTGTTGCCCTACAACTAAAAAAGAGGTGACTTATTATTTCCTCATTATTTCCACACATTACACACATTCTAGTTCCCAACTCTATACCTATATTGTACAAATTGTTGTATGTTGCAACTTTATTTAACATCATTCTCCATGCAAAGTGTTTAATTATTGGTAACGCTTTAATTCTCCAAAACTTATCGTAGAAGACTTCATCCTCACCTTTGATTCCATTCTGCAACTTCTTATATGCAAACTTTACAGTATAgacttttatttcttcatccTTCCATTGCCACTCATCATCACTATCCTTAACTAATACACCCTTGTAATTGGTTCTACATTGCATTATTAAGTGGTTTTTCTCATTCGAACCACTCTCTTCTCTATTCAAGCTTCCATATCCATCGGTTTTCGTACCAATACCCAAACTCTCTAGTGTAGCATGTTTTAGGTTTGAATTAGCAAAGAGTCTAGGGTATTTATCCCTCAAAGCAAAATCTCCTAACCAAGTGTCATCccaaaacaatatttatttcctGATCCTATTTCCAACAAATACTATTGTCAAACCAGTTACCACTTTGTCCTCTCTCGCACGTTATCATAACATTTCTACCATCCCGAGCCGCTAATTTGATTCTTATTCTCCTTTAGGCTGTGTTCTTTTGTAGGTATGAATATGggagagagtgtgaagatggatttgggtgaatgaatttgtgtgttttttttagtggatttagaggataaagtgagtggatttggagataagttttatgaaagttagtgaaagatttgattgatgtgataaataaaataaattataaaaatatatagaattagaaagttaccaaaatacccttgatggaaaaagagaatgattttgtagtttgatgttataaaaataattataattaattaatacgaattaaaaaaatattaaaattatatgaaattttaaaataaaaaaattaaatttttatgaatgtaaaaaaaatttatagaattaaatttttaaataaagttatacaattaatttttaaacaaaattaaaaaaaaattaaaaaaagttaaaaaaaaaaataacacatacgCACCGGTGTCGTAACTGGTGTTAAGCTCTTCTAGGCACTGGTTACGGAACCGGTCCGGTGCCCACACACACACCACTGCTACAGTCACTCACCACCTTAGTAATAATATACATGAAGAGGGTAGAAAAGTAAATGTTTATATATCATGCCAGATCTATGCAAAGTTGAGAGGATGAATTTTTAGAATAATCCCGTAATCAGTTGAATGAGAACacagaatatttttaaatccatCTTCTCTAATACACATGAACAGTAAAAACCTTTCAAAAGAACATAGGCTTAGTGCTCTCCATGACCTATATTTTGACATAAGATGTCTTTCCATAATCCAGTTTTTTCCTTTCCTAATCTCCATTTCCACTTTCTTAGTAGGactatattaaaaagttttaagtctTTGAATCCTAATCCACCTTTTTCCTTAGTTTTACATTGTTTCCCATTTTATCCATGCAATCTTCCTACCCTCGTATCCCATCCTCACAAGAAATCCCTCTATAGTCTCATTTCCTTTAGCACACAATGTGgaactttaaaaaatgatatgAAATAGAGGGATTGCTAATAACACATAATTTATCAAAGTCGCTCTTCGAgcaaaagatatatttttcctttccaTCTAGCtaaactttttcttattttttatatcatatatttcCGAAACTCCTTTCTATGATTTCCTCCTATTTGTATCCATAGGCATGTAAAGAACCGACAATAATCCACGGTTAAAGATTACTGCAGATCTCTCTGTGATCCTATATTAAACTCCTATGCCTCCTATCCTGCTTTTATGAAAATTTACCTTAAGTCTAAAGGCCAATTCAAAACATCTGATAATGCTTTTTATAACCAAGATAGTTTGGGTATACGCCTTACATACAAACAACATATCATCAACGAATTGCATCATGGAGATCAATATTTCTCTACCACCCACCTTAATCCCTTCTAGTAAACTCTTACCCTAAGCTTGCCTAAGTGTTCTTGCTATAGTCCTTCTACCACTATTGGGAATAAGAATGAAGTTAATGGATCCTCTTGCCTTAAACCTTTTTGAAGTTTAAATTCTCCTGTCAGACTACCATTAACTAAGATAGATAATTGATGACTGTAAGCATTCTCTTATCCATTTAATCTACATAGAGCAAAATCCTAGCATTTTCATTATGTACGAAAGCAATTTTCAATTGACTGAATCAtaagatttttcaaaatctaCGTTTACTATAATATACTTACCTTTTTTTCCTCTTAACTTCATCTACCACATTTGCTACCAACACACTAtctaataattttctattttctaaaaAGTTTACTGCTCTAAGTCTGTAACTTTATTTAATACTGTTTGCGGCCTCTTTAAGATTGGCGTATATTCATTCGGTCCTTGTGGATATTTTGTCTTGCATATTAAGCAAACAAACGATGCATTACTTCCTTTAGGCCACTTTTCACATCTATGAAAAGTTATATGTTATCTTTACCAACGGATGGAGGAAGAAGATTTTGAGAACTGAGGAGAAAGTCATCACGTAACTAATTCTTGTTATTATTCTTAGTGGCAAACTAAAGCATATACGTTCTTGTCATGATAATAAAAAGAAAGTCTGCATAAATTTATTAGTAAGATTGTGTGAACTTTATATATATCTCATATATAACTAAAAGAATTGGTCAATTATGATGATAAAAATTTCTTACCTGCTGATTTCTGTATCAGCTCTTCCAGTATACCTATATATATCAcccaaaaatgaaagaaatataaattttagaacaTTGTTGATCCCGACTCCATCGTACCAAGAAGACTATTTGCATAATTTCATAAAGCTATAATGCATGAGCTTTTCTTTTACAGCAGCTTTCAGTTCTTACTAATACaggtaaaatacaaaaaataatgaattgttactttttttttaattaattgaataaatagaaCAAGTATGTGTGTGGTACTTGTTTTAGAATCCACTCACCGAAGTTGCAATATTGAAGCTTCTGTATAGAAGAGTCGAAATAGCAATAGGTTGATGAGAGTAGACAATTCTGGCAGGCGAGTTTTACCCAAGAAATCTCAAATCCATAGGCCAAGCTGCTGTGCATGGAAGTGTAGGAATGGTTATTGAAAGTCCTCAAAGATGTTGGAGCAACAAGCTTTATGTCACACCCAACTTCAATGTCCTCTGCTTTCAGGTCACCAACAAAAGCATATGCATAGCCCTTTGAGTCCCACTTCACGCACTCTTCTGTTTTCACATACTTTACATTCTCTCTCACTGAATGCTTACAATTCACAAACACTATATGCTTGAAACTCAGCGATTCCCAATTTTCATATGAATCTAGACCGGCTTGGTATGGACCCATGCGGTGCGTGTAAGTGTCAGAGAAATTGGAGCGAGAGAGGGAGCGGAGAGGAAGAGAGGAGCAGTTATGGAGTTGAAGAGCAGGATCAACCACTCTCACTGTGTACTTGTTGTAGTTGATTGCCTGAACATGGTATTTTGCAGAGTGCAGATACAACACCGTAACATTATTCTCACAACCAACCTCATACCTTTCCTCACCACACTTTTCTGGGTCGCCTTTTAATCGAAATGGATAAGTGATGTTGCTGATTTTGCCACACGAAGAAGGAAGACAACGAGCATGACTTGTGTGGAGTAGAAGTAGCAGTAGTACCACCAACAATGTTGTCTCTCTCCACAGCATCATGTCCAAACTGTTTctcattcaattaaaatttgaatgcaAAAGTTAGATTTTGAAAACCAGACAGACTGAAGACTTTatgatacaaaattttaaatactcgTTAAATGCGTGAATTCTTATTTAGGTATTACATCATGTAATTTTGTTACTGGAGTTCTCTGAGtttctaaaacaaaataaaatcaaataaggacaaaatcttaaatatatactaaataatggaaaagttatcgaaataaaattttatatcctGATTCAAAAGcaatgtttatatttttcttctttaaatatTTGCAAATTATTGAAGGGCTAAAAGTTCCACCACATGTACACTTGTGACGAAAAGAATATCATCCCTGTTGATAAGGTCTATGGAGCCAGAAATTGTAATAGATTTCAGAGTTTTGTCTTACATAAacacttaataaatattttaattagtacaattattttttaaatatttgtttaaattacataaataaaatatattttatttgtatgaattttaatttaataaaaattattagatatttaaattaatataatttaaattttaatctaatttaatatatgCTAACCCGATTTCTATTTCTAAATCTggttaacataattttttaaaatgtactttcaaattataatttaagaaatgttttaattaatataattattttttaaatgtttatttaaaataacataaaataaaatgtcttttatgtgtttaaattttaatttaataaaatttaaacaaaatttattcaatattttaattgatataatatataatgtttatataatatattttttaaattaaagtttaataaatattttaaatattatttaaattaaattaattaaaatatattttatttgtttgaattttaatttaataaaaacttaaataaatttattagatattttaattaatataatttaaattttaatctaatttaatatatgtttattggATTTCAAATTcagttaacatattttttttaaactgtttTTTAATTGGATTTCAAAATTCGATAAATTTTGAAACTAGATTTCGAAATTCGGTAAGTTTCTTAATCAGATTTCAAAATccaataaattttttaactggTTTTCAAATCCAATAAATTTCTTAATCGGATTTCGAAAATTCAGAAAATTTCTTAACCAAATTTCGAAAATCTGCACAACCAGTAT from Vigna unguiculata cultivar IT97K-499-35 chromosome 8, ASM411807v1, whole genome shotgun sequence encodes:
- the LOC114194078 gene encoding rust resistance kinase Lr10-like, producing MRNSLDMMLWRETTLLVVLLLLLLHTSHARCLPSSCGKISNITYPFRLKGDPEKCGEERYEVGCENNVTVLYLHSAKYHVQAINYNKYTVRVVDPALQLHNCSSLPLRSLSRSNFSDTYTHRMGPYQAGLDSYENWESLSFKHIVFVNCKHSVRENVKYVKTEECVKWDSKGYAYAFVGDLKAEDIEVGCDIKLVAPTSLRTFNNHSYTSMHSSLAYGFEISWVKLACQNCLLSSTYCYFDSSIQKLQYCNFGILEELIQKSAGTPFVLMAWSCRGLLGIPPLIVVVLICKWRKRYASMYQNIENYLKKNNMAPIRYSYKQIKKMAGGFKEKLGEGGFGSVFKAKLSNGPCVAIKMLDKSKGNGQDFISEIATIGRIHHQNVVKLIGFCVHGSKRYIVYEFMSNGSLDKFIFSKDERVHLSYEKIYNISIEVGRGIAYLHHGCEMKILHFDIKPHNILLDENFLPKISDFGLAKLYSIDNSIVTMTAARGTIGYMAPELFYNNIGGISNKVDVYSFGMLLMEMASKRKNLNPLVEHSSQLYFPLWIYNHIREEEIIEMEDMTEDERKIIKKMIIVALWCIQLKPNDRPSMDRVVEMLEGDVEDLEMPPKPILYPDETVIEDQTINSK